From Halotia branconii CENA392, the proteins below share one genomic window:
- a CDS encoding helix-turn-helix domain-containing protein produces MVGVTKVEIKESVQQLHELLVKQKTASSRERVQALYLLKMGQVRTVQDAAFVVGRERVTVQRWLKTYTESGINGLLSTKKSPGRPPIIDGSTKEQLLKELEQPFGFKSYEEIRTWLKAVQGVRASYKVVHDTVRYRMKAKLKVPRAVGIKHNEEAELEFKKNCHNT; encoded by the coding sequence ATGGTTGGAGTCACCAAAGTCGAAATAAAAGAATCAGTCCAACAGTTGCATGAACTGCTCGTCAAACAGAAAACAGCATCAAGCCGTGAACGAGTTCAAGCTTTGTATTTACTGAAAATGGGGCAAGTAAGAACGGTACAGGATGCAGCTTTTGTCGTAGGCAGAGAAAGAGTGACAGTGCAAAGATGGTTAAAAACATATACAGAGTCGGGAATAAACGGTCTATTGTCAACAAAAAAAAGTCCAGGGCGACCGCCAATTATTGATGGTTCGACCAAAGAACAACTTTTAAAAGAACTTGAACAGCCATTTGGATTTAAAAGCTATGAAGAAATCCGAACATGGTTGAAAGCGGTTCAAGGTGTGAGAGCGTCGTATAAAGTAGTACATGATACAGTACGCTATCGAATGAAAGCGAAGTTAAAAGTACCAAGAGCAGTAGGGATAAAACACAATGAAGAAGCAGAATTAGAATTTAAAAAAAACTGCCACAATACCTAG
- a CDS encoding ISAzo13 family transposase (programmed frameshift), giving the protein MLELTDSVKKVFKETANQLKGAARRRFQAQIVMELGYGGQLLAQKELGWDRNTIRKGIKELTSGISCIDNYSARGRWKVEEHLPNLLEDIKKLVDFQSQTDPSFKSQRLYTRLTASQVRKLLIDKFGYTDEQLPTEETMRVKLNDLGYRLKRVAKVLPQKKFPETDAIFEQLAIVNQSALDDPSILRLSLDAKARVDIGYFDRGGKNRVVTETEDHNFHPKTTVTPYGIFLPELDELFLYFTESNVTSDFIVDVLEDFWKSESWRFSSIKTLIINQDNGTDNNSRRTQFMKRIVEFVHEYQLNIRLAYYPPYHSKYNPIERVWGILENSWNGSILDEVATALKFAQNMTWKGKNPVVKLVTQTYETGVTLTKEAMSAVEKQIERLTNSEHEKFPDLGKWFVDICCGST; this is encoded by the exons TTGCTCGAATTAACTGATTCAGTCAAAAAAGTATTCAAGGAAACAGCAAACCAACTCAAAGGTGCAGCAAGGCGGCGTTTTCAAGCACAAATTGTCATGGAATTAGGTTACGGAGGACAATTACTGGCTCAAAAAGAATTGGGCTGGGATAGAAATACTATTCGTAAAGGAATTAAAGAACTAACCAGTGGGATTAGTTGTATAGATAATTATTCAGCTAGGGGTAGATGGAAAGTAGAAGAGCATTTACCAAACCTGTTAGAAGATATCAAAAAATTAGTTGATTTCCAAAGCCAAACAGATCCAAGTTTTAAAAGCCAAAGGCTGTATACACGCCTAACTGCTAGTCAGGTCAGAAAGCTATTAATTGATAAATTTGGTTATACGGATGAACAGTTACCTACTGAAGAAACAATGAGAGTTAAATTGAATGATTTAGGTTATAGACTCAAGCGAGTAGCAAAAGTTTTACCTCAAAAAAAAT TTCCAGAAACAGACGCAATCTTTGAACAATTAGCAATAGTTAATCAATCCGCCCTGGATGATCCAAGTATCTTACGTCTCAGTCTGGATGCCAAAGCCCGTGTAGATATTGGCTACTTTGACAGAGGAGGTAAAAACCGAGTTGTCACAGAAACAGAAGACCATAATTTTCATCCAAAAACTACCGTAACTCCTTACGGCATCTTCCTTCCAGAATTAGACGAACTATTTTTATACTTTACAGAGTCTAATGTAACGAGTGATTTTATTGTAGACGTTCTAGAAGATTTTTGGAAGAGTGAGAGTTGGCGATTTTCCTCAATAAAAACCCTGATTATTAACCAGGATAATGGGACAGATAATAATTCTAGACGTACCCAGTTTATGAAACGTATCGTTGAGTTTGTTCATGAATATCAACTGAATATACGTTTAGCCTACTATCCACCCTATCACAGCAAATATAATCCCATCGAGCGAGTATGGGGGATATTAGAAAATTCTTGGAATGGCAGTATTTTAGATGAAGTTGCAACCGCTTTAAAATTTGCTCAAAACATGACGTGGAAAGGTAAGAATCCTGTGGTTAAGTTAGTGACTCAAACTTATGAAACTGGGGTTACTCTTACTAAGGAGGCTATGTCTGCTGTTGAAAAACAAATAGAAAGACTCACTAACTCGGAACATGAAAAATTTCCCGATTTAGGCAAATGGTTTGTTGATATTTGTTGTGGCAGCACTTAA
- the cas7d gene encoding type I-D CRISPR-associated protein Cas7/Csc2, with amino-acid sequence MVQPCKLRFGIAITFTLKITFPTVETLRDPTYEGFIYVLGNLLRTKRYGAQESRTGTMRNYIAGIAFCDGEIFSNLHYTQALYDALNGDIDTPISDVLQHVETVANNLLNDEPVRKTKLIFGSQLDELVDEVSALYQDETRLQETITALYGQTQAYAASFGALKKKK; translated from the coding sequence GTGGTTCAACCCTGCAAGCTGCGGTTTGGGATAGCAATAACTTTTACACTTAAAATCACATTTCCCACAGTCGAAACGCTGCGCGACCCTACCTATGAAGGCTTTATTTACGTTTTAGGTAACTTACTCCGTACTAAGCGTTATGGCGCACAAGAATCCCGCACAGGGACAATGCGAAATTATATTGCTGGTATTGCCTTTTGTGACGGTGAAATTTTCAGTAATTTGCATTATACCCAAGCACTTTATGATGCTTTAAATGGTGATATCGATACACCCATTAGTGATGTTTTGCAGCATGTAGAAACAGTGGCTAATAATTTATTAAATGATGAACCTGTACGTAAAACCAAGTTAATTTTTGGTTCCCAGTTAGATGAATTAGTTGATGAAGTTAGCGCACTTTATCAAGATGAAACACGCTTGCAGGAAACTATAACTGCACTATATGGACAAACTCAAGCTTATGCAGCATCCTTCGGCGCGTTGAAAAAGAAAAAGTAA
- a CDS encoding IS630 family transposase: MRYWCGDESRVGLKTELGRLITLCGIKPIGIMQWKRENFYLYGLVEPLTGEYYIWEFSHLNTACFNIFLEQFAATYPEDIHILQLDNGAFHLSQTLKIPENIILLFQPPHTPQVNPIERLWEEVKRNLSWECFANLDELRTVIWQRLEELNTSIVANITGWGFILDALFVSGFS; encoded by the coding sequence ATTAGATACTGGTGTGGTGATGAAAGCCGTGTAGGATTAAAAACAGAATTAGGAAGACTGATCACGCTTTGTGGCATTAAACCTATTGGCATCATGCAATGGAAACGAGAAAATTTCTATTTATATGGTTTAGTAGAGCCGTTAACTGGTGAGTATTATATTTGGGAATTCTCTCATCTCAACACAGCTTGCTTCAATATCTTTTTAGAACAGTTTGCAGCTACGTATCCGGAAGATATACACATACTTCAATTAGACAATGGTGCTTTTCATTTAAGCCAGACTCTTAAAATTCCAGAAAATATTATTTTATTATTTCAACCTCCACATACTCCCCAAGTCAATCCCATTGAACGTTTATGGGAAGAAGTAAAAAGGAATTTAAGTTGGGAATGCTTTGCTAATTTGGACGAGTTAAGAACAGTTATTTGGCAACGTCTTGAGGAATTAAACACATCAATTGTTGCGAATATTACAGGTTGGGGTTTTATTCTGGATGCTTTATTTGTATCAGGCTTTTCGTGA
- a CDS encoding ATP adenylyltransferase family protein, producing MPEGKILLKPSTLWTSVKEQTAHALQCGALLSIPTEFEFVEQDGVLFLVRILSNLNRKKAAKEKQDKQTTNSGKEFNPFLPYEEDLFVADISETHVCILNKFNVVDYHLLIITRAFEEQESLLTLEDFAALWACLADFDGLAFYNGGKIAGASQRHKHLQLVPLPLAPCGWQIPIEPLLASAKLQDSIATIPELPFTHAFAPLDSDLVQSPLALLECYRTLLRAVGLDAVDGNKQSGAYNFLATREWMLIIPRSQEHFQSISINSLGFAGALLVRNEQEMQLLKNQGPMNILKNVGVSI from the coding sequence ATGCCTGAAGGAAAAATATTGTTGAAACCTAGCACTTTATGGACAAGTGTCAAAGAACAAACTGCACATGCTTTACAGTGTGGGGCGCTACTGTCAATACCGACGGAGTTTGAATTTGTAGAACAGGATGGCGTGCTATTTTTAGTGCGGATTTTATCTAATCTCAACCGCAAAAAAGCAGCTAAGGAAAAACAAGATAAACAAACTACTAACTCTGGAAAGGAATTTAACCCCTTCCTTCCCTATGAAGAGGATTTGTTTGTTGCGGATATTTCCGAAACTCACGTATGTATTTTAAATAAATTTAACGTTGTTGATTACCATCTACTAATCATCACCCGTGCTTTTGAGGAACAGGAAAGCTTACTCACCCTAGAAGATTTTGCCGCTTTATGGGCATGTCTAGCTGATTTTGATGGTTTAGCATTCTACAACGGTGGCAAAATTGCAGGTGCTAGTCAGCGACACAAGCATTTACAACTTGTACCTTTACCACTTGCACCTTGCGGTTGGCAGATACCTATTGAACCGCTATTGGCATCAGCTAAGTTGCAGGATTCTATTGCAACTATACCAGAACTTCCTTTTACACATGCTTTTGCACCACTAGACTCTGATTTGGTACAGTCTCCGTTAGCTTTGTTAGAGTGTTATCGCACCTTACTACGTGCTGTAGGTTTAGATGCAGTTGATGGCAATAAACAGTCTGGTGCTTACAATTTCTTAGCTACACGAGAATGGATGCTTATAATACCGCGATCGCAGGAGCATTTTCAGTCTATTTCGATCAACTCATTAGGATTTGCGGGTGCATTACTAGTACGAAACGAACAAGAAATGCAACTTCTCAAAAACCAAGGCCCAATGAATATTCTAAAGAATGTCGGTGTATCTATTTAA
- a CDS encoding response regulator has protein sequence MTTKRVLVVDNEQYIQEVAKICLETVAGWEVLTASSGQEGIAQAVAWQPDVILLDVMMPDMDGITTFEKLQANSVTQEIPVILLTAKIQSADRRRYNQMGMISAIAKPFNPLELAKQIAEVLGWSWETPLSQ, from the coding sequence ATGACAACAAAGCGGGTTCTAGTGGTTGATAACGAGCAATATATTCAAGAAGTTGCCAAGATTTGCTTAGAAACTGTCGCAGGTTGGGAAGTACTAACAGCAAGTTCTGGTCAAGAGGGCATTGCTCAAGCCGTAGCTTGGCAACCAGATGTGATTTTATTAGATGTGATGATGCCAGATATGGATGGCATCACTACCTTTGAAAAGTTACAAGCAAATTCAGTTACCCAAGAAATTCCAGTAATTTTGCTCACGGCGAAAATTCAGTCTGCTGACCGTCGCCGCTATAATCAAATGGGCATGATTTCAGCGATCGCTAAACCGTTCAATCCCTTAGAATTAGCTAAACAAATAGCTGAGGTCTTGGGT
- the cas3 gene encoding type I-D CRISPR-associated helicase Cas3', whose amino-acid sequence MQLFLQPLYSQLNLGVENCPLGCTSKCIVTQRASQLQPPPGCACPLSSHQAKTYQEIIHGDADIICNQAATGDGKTLGANLPGLINPDFRMMGLYPTIELVEDQTEQQNKYNALFGLDASRRVDRLYGAELNRRVKQAEKSNKFQELLLAIQQKPVLLTNPDIFHYITHYQYRDPAYGSDLLPLVLAEWPDLWVFDEFHIFGSHQETAAVNSLAFIRRSQENQSRPRRFLFTSATPKADFIQQLRQVGFKVAEIEGVYASEEKPGFRQILQAVELEFVELAKDADTQTWLKEMIPTIQQILNAESKARGLIIVNSVAKAGQVTRLLNDLLPGVKVREISGRIDRQQRIQVQSELKDAEAPVLVVGTSAVDVGVDFKIHLLIFESSDSATIMQRLGRLGRHPGFNAYKAFILIPGHTPWVMARLQEKLTANQTVPRKVLEDAIACAFDPPKEFENYRQRWGALQAQGMFWRMTQENKYVSEIVRAKMTADLQRVYSQDFESVRKQWFAMQNNSVGKATQKQLLSFRGGSTLQAAVWDSNNFYT is encoded by the coding sequence ATGCAGCTTTTTTTACAGCCTCTTTACTCTCAACTTAACCTAGGAGTTGAGAACTGTCCCCTTGGGTGCACCTCTAAATGTATTGTCACTCAAAGGGCTTCCCAACTCCAGCCACCTCCCGGATGTGCTTGTCCTTTATCGTCACACCAAGCCAAGACCTATCAAGAAATTATACATGGAGATGCAGATATTATTTGCAATCAAGCGGCAACTGGAGACGGTAAGACGTTGGGTGCAAATTTACCGGGACTAATAAATCCTGATTTTCGGATGATGGGGTTATATCCCACGATTGAACTAGTAGAAGACCAAACCGAACAACAAAACAAATATAATGCGCTGTTTGGTTTAGATGCTTCTCGACGAGTAGACCGTTTATATGGTGCGGAATTAAATAGAAGGGTTAAACAAGCTGAAAAAAGTAACAAGTTTCAAGAACTGCTATTAGCAATTCAACAAAAGCCTGTTTTGCTGACCAATCCTGATATTTTCCATTACATAACTCATTATCAATACCGTGACCCTGCTTATGGTAGCGATTTACTACCGTTGGTGTTGGCTGAATGGCCTGATTTGTGGGTGTTTGATGAGTTTCATATTTTTGGTAGTCATCAAGAAACGGCTGCTGTAAATAGTCTGGCTTTTATTCGTCGCAGCCAAGAAAATCAATCTCGTCCCAGAAGATTTTTGTTTACCTCCGCAACGCCAAAAGCTGATTTTATCCAACAATTACGCCAAGTAGGTTTTAAAGTTGCTGAGATTGAGGGAGTGTATGCAAGTGAGGAAAAGCCTGGGTTTCGCCAAATTCTGCAAGCTGTGGAATTAGAGTTTGTGGAATTAGCGAAAGATGCAGACACCCAGACATGGTTAAAAGAGATGATTCCCACGATTCAGCAAATTCTTAATGCAGAATCAAAAGCCAGGGGATTGATTATTGTTAATTCTGTGGCGAAAGCTGGTCAGGTGACGCGTTTACTAAATGATTTATTACCAGGGGTGAAAGTTCGAGAAATTAGCGGACGCATCGACAGACAGCAAAGAATCCAGGTGCAAAGCGAATTAAAAGATGCAGAAGCGCCTGTTTTAGTCGTGGGTACGTCTGCGGTTGATGTGGGTGTTGATTTTAAAATTCACCTATTAATTTTTGAAAGTAGTGATTCTGCAACAATAATGCAGCGTTTAGGAAGATTAGGGAGACATCCTGGTTTTAATGCCTATAAAGCATTTATTTTAATTCCCGGTCATACTCCTTGGGTGATGGCGAGATTGCAAGAAAAACTTACTGCCAATCAGACAGTACCACGAAAAGTTTTAGAAGATGCGATCGCCTGTGCATTTGACCCGCCCAAAGAATTTGAAAATTATCGCCAGCGTTGGGGTGCATTGCAAGCGCAGGGTATGTTTTGGCGGATGACTCAAGAGAATAAATACGTTAGTGAAATAGTACGCGCCAAAATGACAGCAGATTTGCAACGTGTATACTCACAAGATTTTGAGTCGGTACGTAAACAGTGGTTTGCAATGCAAAATAACTCAGTCGGTAAAGCCACTCAAAAACAACTTTTAAGCTTCCGGGGTGGTTCAACCCTGCAAGCTGCGGTTTGGGATAGCAATAACTTTTACACTTAA
- a CDS encoding DUF6464 family protein, translated as MEPDSLPTELILTHPRQSLGKIQLDWKPQPGNYLDFEGKTYAVLERRHRYQLKSGRYRLNNIALYVQSAQRPAEKSLVAGRWVVGDATCRYNAHSEIIRCAVKPDGPCECCHFYESIN; from the coding sequence ATGGAGCCAGACTCTTTACCAACTGAGTTGATTTTGACACATCCGCGTCAATCACTCGGCAAAATCCAACTCGATTGGAAACCCCAACCTGGAAATTATCTCGATTTTGAAGGCAAAACTTACGCGGTTTTAGAACGCCGCCACAGATACCAACTTAAATCAGGACGTTACCGCTTGAACAATATAGCCCTTTATGTACAGTCTGCTCAAAGACCAGCAGAGAAAAGTTTAGTAGCAGGACGTTGGGTAGTAGGTGATGCCACTTGTCGTTATAACGCTCATTCTGAAATCATTCGCTGTGCAGTCAAACCAGATGGGCCTTGTGAATGTTGCCATTTCTACGAAAGCATTAACTAA
- a CDS encoding DNA cytosine methyltransferase, whose translation MAHDLRKQRPIAVDLFAGAGGMTLGFEQAGFDVLASVEIDPIHCAIHEFNFPFWSVLCQSVVDTTAQEIRQRSEIGDREIDAVICGSPCQGFSLMGKRAFDDPRNSLVFHFHRLVLELQPKFFIMENVRGITVGEHKKILQALIGDFKIHGYQIAENYHILNAAHYGVPQSRERLFLIGARKDVELPPYPQPITKQALPNNFTNQNLSMLPNSPTVWEAIGDIPEVENYSELLNRDWIIVEYGKPSNYALLLRGINTLVDDYAYQRHFDPRILSSSLRTKHSLTTIQRFAATIPGEREPISRFHKLHPAGVCNTLRAGTDKYRGSFTSPRPIHPFTPRCITVREAARLHSYPDWFRFHVTKWHGFRQIGNSVPPLLAKAVAAEIIRKLQVLPHKPHFRQQLGDEKLLQLNMSQAAQYYQEKVKAKN comes from the coding sequence ATGGCTCATGATTTGAGAAAACAACGACCGATCGCAGTTGATTTGTTCGCCGGTGCTGGCGGCATGACCCTTGGCTTTGAACAAGCTGGTTTTGATGTGTTGGCATCTGTGGAAATAGACCCGATTCACTGTGCTATACATGAGTTTAATTTTCCTTTTTGGTCTGTGTTGTGTCAAAGTGTTGTGGATACTACAGCCCAAGAAATTAGACAGCGTTCTGAAATTGGCGATCGCGAGATCGATGCAGTCATTTGTGGCTCTCCATGTCAAGGCTTTTCACTCATGGGTAAACGAGCTTTTGATGACCCGCGAAACTCTTTAGTATTTCATTTTCATCGATTAGTTTTAGAACTACAACCGAAGTTTTTTATAATGGAAAATGTTCGGGGAATTACAGTCGGTGAACACAAAAAAATTCTGCAAGCTTTGATTGGCGATTTTAAAATTCATGGCTATCAAATAGCAGAAAATTATCATATTCTCAATGCTGCTCATTATGGAGTGCCACAATCCCGCGAGAGATTATTTCTCATTGGGGCCAGGAAAGATGTAGAGTTACCGCCATATCCCCAGCCAATTACTAAACAAGCATTGCCGAATAATTTTACAAATCAAAATTTATCGATGCTTCCCAATAGCCCCACAGTCTGGGAAGCAATTGGAGATATACCAGAAGTAGAAAATTACTCAGAGTTATTAAATAGAGATTGGATAATAGTAGAGTATGGCAAACCGAGTAATTATGCTTTACTACTTCGCGGCATTAATACTTTAGTAGATGATTATGCATATCAGCGTCACTTTGATCCCCGAATCCTTTCTTCGAGTCTGAGAACAAAACACTCACTCACAACTATTCAACGTTTCGCTGCGACGATTCCGGGAGAGAGAGAGCCGATTAGTCGTTTTCATAAACTACATCCGGCTGGTGTTTGCAACACTTTAAGAGCAGGAACAGACAAATATAGAGGTTCTTTTACCTCTCCTCGACCGATTCATCCATTCACACCCCGCTGCATTACAGTCAGGGAAGCTGCAAGATTACATTCTTACCCGGACTGGTTTAGATTTCATGTGACTAAATGGCATGGATTCCGCCAAATCGGTAACTCTGTACCACCGCTATTAGCAAAAGCTGTAGCAGCAGAAATTATTCGTAAGTTGCAGGTATTGCCTCATAAGCCTCATTTTCGTCAGCAGCTAGGAGATGAAAAGCTATTACAACTTAATATGTCGCAAGCAGCACAATATTACCAAGAAAAGGTAAAGGCAAAGAATTAA
- the cas5d gene encoding type I-D CRISPR-associated protein Cas5/Csc1 yields the protein MALYHCTLTLHDNVFFATREMGILYETEKYLHNWGLSFALFTINYIPQLYRIQGELAQKPTYLDASAEQNLLHLNQAGIYVFPAQPINWSYQINTFKAAQVAYYGKSKQFGDKGAEKNYPINYGRAKELAVGSQYRTYIIAPENIKIPHWIRLGKWAAKIKVETIQIPDRLIETKSGNYTCSHPLNPLDLPNNTRLLLYNRVVMPPVSLVSQAQLHGEYLSTKKEEWQAFKSTLNIQQNQQLPQEINLPTGIFYGAGNVVAAV from the coding sequence ATGGCATTATATCACTGCACATTGACACTACATGATAATGTTTTTTTCGCTACGCGAGAGATGGGGATTCTTTATGAAACTGAAAAATACTTACATAATTGGGGATTAAGTTTTGCACTGTTTACTATTAATTACATTCCCCAACTATATCGGATACAAGGAGAACTGGCACAAAAACCGACATATTTAGATGCTAGTGCTGAACAAAACCTTTTACATTTAAATCAAGCTGGTATTTATGTATTTCCTGCTCAACCTATCAATTGGTCTTATCAAATTAATACCTTTAAAGCTGCTCAAGTAGCCTATTATGGCAAATCAAAACAATTTGGTGATAAAGGTGCAGAGAAAAACTATCCAATTAATTATGGTAGAGCCAAAGAATTAGCTGTTGGTAGTCAATATCGCACTTATATTATTGCTCCAGAAAACATCAAAATTCCCCATTGGATACGTTTGGGAAAATGGGCAGCTAAAATCAAAGTTGAAACTATCCAAATTCCCGATCGCCTCATCGAAACAAAATCTGGTAATTACACTTGTTCGCATCCTTTAAACCCGTTGGATTTGCCAAATAATACTCGTTTATTACTTTATAACCGGGTTGTTATGCCTCCTGTTAGTTTAGTTAGTCAAGCACAGTTGCATGGTGAATATTTATCCACCAAAAAAGAAGAATGGCAAGCTTTTAAATCAACATTAAATATCCAACAAAATCAACAGTTACCTCAAGAAATCAATCTACCAACAGGAATATTTTATGGAGCAGGAAATGTCGTTGCCGCAGTATAA
- a CDS encoding Uma2 family endonuclease encodes MYQTDPPLSPKDVLPTMYDLPSEDAEEPGLPDQFHLLQSRLLDETFCPPNYPSDQIFVASDLNLYYDARHPLWQKRPDWFAVLGVSRLYEQRDLRLSYVVWQEAVHPFIVVELLSPGTEKEDLGQTLRDIEQPPGKWEVYEQILRVPYYAVFDRYKYEFKMFKLDGGRYAEVALPEPRFWMPEIKLGLGVWQGCYRDVEQPWLRWYDSKGNWVSTSLEQERQRTQRLIAQLKALGVEPDLD; translated from the coding sequence ATGTATCAAACCGATCCGCCACTTTCCCCAAAAGATGTATTACCTACCATGTATGATCTTCCCAGTGAAGATGCTGAGGAACCTGGTTTGCCGGATCAGTTTCATTTGTTGCAATCTCGTCTCTTAGACGAAACCTTCTGTCCGCCAAATTATCCTAGCGACCAAATATTTGTTGCTAGTGATCTGAATCTTTATTATGACGCGCGTCATCCTCTGTGGCAGAAGCGGCCAGATTGGTTTGCAGTCTTAGGTGTTTCTCGTCTCTATGAACAAAGAGATTTACGCTTAAGCTATGTAGTTTGGCAAGAAGCAGTTCATCCTTTTATTGTGGTTGAGTTACTTTCTCCCGGTACTGAAAAGGAAGACTTGGGTCAGACATTGCGGGATATTGAACAACCTCCAGGCAAATGGGAAGTATATGAACAGATCCTGCGCGTTCCTTATTACGCCGTATTTGATCGCTATAAATATGAATTCAAAATGTTTAAGCTGGATGGGGGTCGCTATGCAGAGGTAGCTTTGCCTGAACCACGTTTCTGGATGCCCGAAATAAAATTAGGCTTGGGTGTATGGCAAGGATGCTATCGAGATGTAGAACAGCCTTGGTTACGTTGGTATGATAGCAAAGGCAACTGGGTATCAACTTCCCTAGAACAAGAAAGACAACGAACACAAAGATTGATTGCACAGTTGAAAGCGCTTGGTGTTGAACCTGATTTAGATTAA
- the fmt gene encoding methionyl-tRNA formyltransferase, which produces MKLVFFGTPQFAIPTLEKLLNQPKFEVLAVVTQPDKRRERGNKLTPSPVKNVALAHNIPVWQPQRVKKDIETLSKLQELDADVFVVVAYGQILSPQILAMPKLGCINVHGSILPKYRGAAPIQWCLYNGEKETGITTMLMDAGMDTGAMLLKATTPIGLLDNAQDLAEKLSAIGGDLLLETLLKLENQEIAAIPQDNSQATYAPLIQKQNYGLDWSKSAIELHNQIRGFYPNCTTSFRNQLLKITATIPLGSAYDRLLPTDLQSILQKLPDLSNLSGNPGEVVSVAKGIGAITQTGEGLLLLQEVQPAGKRPQSGWDFVNGTRLAVGEVFTEEGLEARG; this is translated from the coding sequence ATGAAACTAGTTTTTTTTGGTACTCCTCAATTTGCCATACCCACTTTAGAAAAGTTACTCAATCAACCAAAATTTGAAGTTTTGGCAGTTGTCACTCAACCAGATAAACGTCGGGAACGAGGAAATAAACTTACTCCTTCACCAGTAAAAAACGTTGCCTTAGCTCATAATATACCAGTGTGGCAACCTCAGCGAGTGAAGAAAGATATAGAGACTTTAAGCAAACTCCAAGAATTAGATGCAGATGTGTTTGTGGTTGTTGCTTATGGACAGATTTTATCGCCACAAATTTTAGCTATGCCGAAGTTGGGTTGTATTAATGTACATGGCTCAATTTTACCCAAATATCGAGGTGCAGCTCCAATTCAATGGTGTCTGTATAACGGTGAGAAGGAAACAGGCATTACTACAATGTTAATGGATGCGGGTATGGATACTGGGGCAATGTTACTGAAAGCCACTACACCTATTGGATTATTAGATAATGCCCAAGATTTAGCCGAGAAGCTATCTGCAATTGGTGGAGATTTATTGCTAGAAACCCTCTTAAAGTTAGAAAATCAAGAAATTGCAGCGATTCCTCAAGATAATTCACAAGCGACTTACGCACCTTTAATTCAAAAGCAAAATTACGGCTTAGATTGGTCGAAAAGTGCTATTGAATTACACAATCAAATTCGAGGCTTTTATCCCAACTGTACTACTAGCTTTCGGAACCAACTGCTGAAGATTACGGCTACCATTCCCCTTGGTTCTGCCTACGATCGCCTGCTACCCACAGATTTACAAAGCATACTTCAAAAACTGCCTGATTTATCAAATCTATCGGGTAATCCAGGAGAAGTAGTAAGCGTCGCCAAGGGAATTGGAGCAATTACTCAAACTGGCGAGGGTTTATTGCTGTTGCAAGAAGTTCAGCCAGCTGGTAAGCGTCCCCAATCGGGATGGGATTTTGTTAATGGTACTCGCTTAGCTGTAGGAGAAGTGTTTACAGAGGAGGGGCTAGAGGCTAGGGGTTAG